Proteins from a single region of Patulibacter sp. SYSU D01012:
- a CDS encoding acyl-CoA dehydrogenase family protein, protein MDLDLPEDVRELQRTVRDFAVNEVAPVAEELDRTKTFPYELVAKMGELGWMGIPFAEEHGGSGGTTLQYAVAVEELTRIDSSVAITMCAHTSLGVQPINTFGSEEQKQRYMPDLCAGRKLGAFGLTEPGAGSDAAALSTRATLQDGTWTIDGAKQFITNAGTDISGHVQITAITGTRPDGRPEISNLIVENGTPGYEPGQPYRKMGWNASDTRPLTFAGARVPEGNLLGPRGAGFKQFMQILDGGRIGVAAMGLGLAQGCLDEAVAYAKSRNAFGGPIARFGQIQQKIADIATEIEAARLLVYRAAALKDAGRDFSLTAAQAKLKTGRLAVRAAEEAVQIHGGYGYMEEYPVCRHYRDAKILTIGEGTDEVQQLVISRAVVGR, encoded by the coding sequence ATGGATCTGGACCTGCCCGAGGACGTCCGCGAGCTGCAGCGGACGGTCCGCGACTTCGCCGTCAACGAGGTCGCGCCCGTGGCCGAGGAGCTCGACCGCACGAAGACGTTCCCCTACGAGCTCGTCGCGAAGATGGGCGAGCTCGGCTGGATGGGCATCCCCTTCGCCGAGGAGCACGGCGGGTCGGGCGGCACGACGCTGCAGTACGCCGTCGCGGTCGAGGAGCTCACGCGGATCGACTCGTCGGTGGCGATCACGATGTGCGCGCACACGTCGCTCGGCGTGCAGCCGATCAACACCTTCGGCAGCGAGGAGCAGAAGCAGCGCTACATGCCCGACCTGTGCGCGGGGCGCAAGCTCGGCGCGTTCGGGCTGACCGAGCCGGGCGCCGGCTCGGACGCCGCCGCGCTCTCCACGCGGGCCACGCTGCAGGACGGCACGTGGACGATCGACGGCGCGAAGCAGTTCATCACCAACGCGGGCACGGACATCTCGGGCCACGTCCAGATCACCGCCATCACCGGCACCCGCCCCGACGGCCGGCCCGAGATCTCCAACCTGATCGTCGAGAACGGCACGCCCGGCTACGAGCCCGGCCAGCCGTACCGCAAGATGGGCTGGAACGCGTCCGACACGCGGCCGCTGACGTTCGCCGGCGCGCGGGTGCCCGAGGGCAACCTGCTCGGCCCGCGCGGCGCGGGGTTCAAGCAGTTCATGCAGATCCTCGACGGCGGCCGGATCGGCGTCGCCGCGATGGGCCTGGGCCTGGCGCAGGGCTGCCTGGACGAGGCGGTCGCGTACGCGAAGAGCCGCAACGCCTTCGGCGGACCGATCGCCCGCTTCGGGCAGATCCAGCAGAAGATCGCCGACATCGCGACCGAGATCGAGGCCGCGCGCCTGCTCGTCTACCGCGCCGCGGCGCTCAAGGACGCGGGGCGCGACTTCTCGCTGACCGCCGCCCAGGCGAAGCTCAAGACGGGGCGCCTGGCGGTGCGCGCCGCCGAGGAGGCGGTGCAGATCCACGGTGGCTACGGCTACATGGAGGAGTACCCGGTCTGCCGCCACTACCGCGACGCGAAGATCCTGACGATCGGCGAGGGCACCGACGAGGTGCAGCAGCTCGTCATCTCGCGCGCCGTCGTGGGGCGATGA